One part of the Anopheles coustani chromosome 2, idAnoCousDA_361_x.2, whole genome shotgun sequence genome encodes these proteins:
- the LOC131262382 gene encoding sperm-associated antigen 7 gives MDILGNILGSMEKPPTKDKKEKDKFERQKKEYEKIKNLERNELNRFRTYVEERLGRLVKDDKRHYMEFQPLDQVHRSIVHDVAETAGLSGISFGIEGADRYIVVYKKEHLPSEDELTARRNGEPWNKETEQQYIEHRRCQQLEQQQTGKNDNNRIQKEANVTAQPPTDYKHKYIHLIGKDSAVEGAKKTEVNRSYGYVPSENKKDVRSIEQTMADIQAKKKLKTEHSKITDKKNN, from the exons ATGGACATTCTTGGAAACATACTGGGATCCATGGAAAAACCTCCAACCAaagacaaaaaggaaaaagataaGTTTGAGA GGCAAAAGAAAGAAtatgaaaagataaaaaatctGGAAAGAAATGAATTAAATCGTTTCCGAACGTACGTCGAGGAAAGGTTAGGTAGATTGGTAAAAGACGACAAACGACACTACATGGAATTTCAACCTTTGGATCAAGTGCATCGATCGATAGT ACACGACGTCGCGGAGACAGCCGGTTTATCTGGCATCAGCTTCGGTATTGAAGGAGCCGATCGGTACATCGTTGTGTACAAAAAAGAGCACTTGCCTTCTGAGGACGAGTTAACCGCCAGACGAAACGGTGAACCATGGAATAAAGAAACTGAGCAGCAATATATTGAACACCGTCGTTGTCAACAGTTGGAACAACAACAGACAGGGAAAAATGACAACAATCGCATACAAAAAGAAGCTAATGTTACTGCTCAGCCTCCCACTGATTACAAGCATAAATATATCCATTTGATTGGCAAAGATTCTGCCGTGGAGGGGGCGAAGAAAACGGAAGTCAATCGCTCTTATGGTTATG TGccaagtgaaaataaaaaagatgtaCGATCGATCGAGCAGACAATGGCTGATATacaagcgaaaaagaaattaaaaactgaGCACAGCAAGATTActgacaaaaaaaataattga